In Silurus meridionalis isolate SWU-2019-XX chromosome 11, ASM1480568v1, whole genome shotgun sequence, the sequence GCAGGCTTGTGGGCGGAGTTACTGCAGTGGCGTCTGTGTTTCTCTGTCATCAAATTCTATAAAATCatcaatagagagagagaggggaagagagagagagagagggagagagagagagagagagagagagagagagagagagagagagagagagagagagagagagagagaggagagagagagagagagagagagagagagaggagagagagagagagagagagagagagagagagagagagagagagagagagagagagagagagagaggagagagagagagagagagagagagagagagagagagagagagagagagagagagagagaggagagagagagagagagagagagagagagagagagagagagagagagagagaggagagagagagagagagagagagagagagagagagagaggagagagagagagagagggagtatGTTTATAACTGTTTAGTAATTAATGCAGAATGagtgtaaataatatttaagcggtttaatgtatttgagtaaaaaggaAGATATTTAACTttcaaatgtagtgaagttacagtaaaaatctcaccacatggaaacacttcagttaaatacatttacttttttactgtCCACCAGTGCAACACaaccactacacaacacaataacacacactacacacaactcACTAAAAAACCACATGAAGCACATGACACTCAGACGTCTTTAAATGTAgtaaagattataaaaaaatccaacTGAAGTGGATTTAAATCCATAATCTAATTCTGTAatctcattacacacacacacacacacacacacacgtccctgcagcaaactgctgtgtgtctctGATGTGAATGTATTTAACACTATAGTGATTTCTTTTACAGATCAGTGAAACAGGAAACATGGTGGATAAGTGAGTACCGGCACTGCACTGTGGGCTAgttatttactgatttatttagtttgtttgtttatttgtttgtttgtttatctctctatctctcttttatttCAGGGTTTATAAGAAGACCAGTGGTAACGGTCAGGTACGCCCCCCCCAACAATCTACTTTAATCATtgttatgaataaattaatattaaaaactcATTAAAACCATAAAGATCAttactgattgtgtgtgtgtgtgtgtgtgtgtgtgtgtgtgtgtgtgtgtgtgtgtgtgtgtgtgtgtagctcactCTGTACCTGGGAAAGAGGGATTATATTGATAATGTGGACAGCGTGGAGTCTGTTGGTAAGAAACAAATAAAGCTGAActgaaataaagtttaaaataaaagaataaagtgtgtaattatttattattgttccGTTTCTGCTGAGATTCTGTTTCTATTTACTATTTACatcatcaataaatcaataaatgtaaagggaataatgaaacactttattacactaaaatgtaatttattgatatttctgtaaaactgctttataACTCAGAACTGAACTTAAGCGTGTAATAGctcctactgtgtgtgtgtgtgtgtgtgtgtgtgtgtgtgtgtgtgtgtgtatatatatgaatgtgtgtgtttcctgcagAGGGTGTGGTGAAGATTGACCCCAAAGACCTAGGGGACAGAAAAGGTCAattctgtgtgtgagtgtgtgtgagtgagtgtgtgtgtgtgcgtgaggtgtgtctgtgtgtgtgaccttccttgtgtgtgtctctgtgtgtgcgtgtatgtttgtgtttgtgtgtgtgagtgtagccGTGTGTGAGTGTAGCCGTGTGTGAGTGtatgcgtgtgtgagtgtgtgtgtgtgtgtgtgtgtgtgcgtgagggtgtgtctgtgtgtgaccTTCCTTGTGTGGgtctctgtgtgtgcgtgtatgtttgtgtttgtgtatgtttgtgtgtgtgagtgggcgtgtgtgagtgtatgcgtgtgtgagtgtgagtgtgtgtgagtgtgtgtacacaaacagttattttattttttattttccttcatttttatgaaatttacGAAATTtacttattgtgtgtgtgtgtttgtgtgtgtgtgtgtgtgtgtgtgtgtgtgtgtgtgtgtatacagtgtgggTCCAGCTGTGCTGTGCGTTTCGGTATGGTAATGAGGACCTGGACGTGATCGGGCTGATTTTCAGGAAGGACATTTGGATTAATCACATCCAGCTTTATCCTGAGGCAGGACACAAACCCCAGCTCACTGACATGCACAACACACTGCTGAAGAAAGCTGGAGAACAAGCGTATGCCTTTACATTCGAAgtaagatacacacacacacacacacacacacacacacactcacacaaacacacacacacacatacacatacatacagagttcgacgtgcagtgaaatgctttttatgacggTCCGgcatttaagcataaaggaaaaataaagctAGAGAGGTCAGggaggtcagggagctcggtgtggatggtatgtTCAGCTGACCGCAcgaccctctggagggctcgcctgtcctgcatggtgctgttctcgaaccaggaagtgatgctacccgtcagaacgctctcaatagtgcaggtgtagaaagtctttagcacctcagacgctgctgggcttctaagacaggtcctgtgtgatgtgaacacctaggtaccagaaactgtccactctctccactggggtccagttgatgtttagcggttggtatggccgctcctgcttcatgctgaagtccactatcaactgcttagtcttgctgacgttcaggagaaggttaattctcctggcaccatctctccaggtttttaaactCCTGTATAGGTGAGCGTGAAGGGAATGATGGTGatgaacgctgaactgtagtccacaaacagcatttatgcataattcccttttctgtagtGCAGGTGGCTCATCTTTGTGTGTAGAAGATTTGCGATGGCGTCCTAAGTAGAACGGTTCTGGCGGGACGCAAACTGTAGaggatccagtgtgtctggtagtgatgcagtgatgaagtctctgaccagtattttaaagcacttcatcactactgaggtctcAGCTACAGGGTGGTAGTcgttgaggcaggcgggctggggtttcttcgggacaggaacaatggtggactgtttgaagcatgaggagacaacagactgttccagtaagaggttgaatatctcggTGAACAcccagaacccgacctgtgatgccatctgttCCTGCTACATTCCTGCTGTTCACTTTCTTGAATGTGCTCCTCACGTCCCCATTCTAGATGGTGTTCTATAGTCCGTGACgtttcttagtccctgccacaagGGGGGCttatgttggaactgtgactccagTTTCCTTCCATAGtgccgctttgcatccttcaccgctctgcgtcactgtaagacgcagcctGGTACTcgtccatgtccccggtggtgagcccgtgttgtaggcaggaGAGAAGGATCTCAGAGCATCGcagatggttttatccacctaCAGCTTCTGTTTGGGAAACAGTCcttgtgtttttaatttcaaACAAGCTTCACAGTAGCCTCCTCATCTCCTTTTAGATTTTagagaacatttacatttacatttgcggcatttagcagacgcccttatacagagcgacgtacaaaaatctccagtaatgaataaatctacactggtacgcaagattacaaacttaatataaatataactcgatttctacaaacttggaaagtgctaaattaggtatttcaggaagaggtaggtcttcagtcgtcgcttgaagataatcagggactctgctgtacggacatctaggggaagttcattccaccacctcagtgccagaacagagaagagccttgaagtgtacttacctctcattctgagagaaggtggtaccagtcgagcagtgctggaggatctcagacagcgtggtgcagtgcgagatgtgatgaggtcactgaggtaagatggtgctggtccagttttggccttgtaggcaagcatcagtgttttgaatctgatacgtgcagctactggaagccagtgaaggagcagcagtggtgtggtgtgggaaaacttgggcagattgaacacaagttacgcagctgcgttttggatcatttgcagtggatgaatagcgttcagaggaagacctgccagcagagagttgcagtagtcaagtctcaaaatcacaagagactgaacaagcacctgggcagcctgtgtggacagaaatggtcgaatccttcggatgatatagagaagaaatcgacaagaatgagcaacattagcgacatgtggaagaaggacagttcaatgtccatagttaccccaaggttatgagcagtggctgaaggggagagcagagaggcatgaagtgttatttagagatcttgacctggagatgagtGTTGGAGTGACGTCTCTTCTGACTATCCTGAACATTTCCATCAAATATTCTGCAGTTAATGTAAAACACCTTCAAAAATCACCAGGAAACACCAGGAACCATTTATTTCACACCACTTTTGTGTCATAGCAGATAAAAGCCCATCAGGATCCAGCAGAACTCTGGAACTGTTTATGATGAGTCTAGGTGttagtgaggaaaaaaacagtgtgAGATGTTCTCATTCACACCTATGAGCTTACATGTCTATGCATGCACGTATATactcaaatatacatttacatttatacacacatctgtGCTTCATTATTCTTTTAACTTTCTAATTGTACTTTATTTTCTGTTGCTTGGTTTGTTTTCGTTTTCAGATCCCGACTAATCTCCCATGTTCCATCACTCTGCAGCCTGGACCTGATGACCAGGGGAAAAAGgttctacacacactcacatacactcacagacacacacgcacacacacacacacacacacacacacacacacacacacacacaataagatTTGATAAACTTCgcttgtgtgtttctctgttccAGCCCTGTGGCGTGGACTTCGAGGTGAAAGCGTACATAGCTAAACAGGCAGAAGATCCGAACGAGAAGATTGATAAAAAGTGAGTCTGATGATGTTCTACACATTATATTATcactacattatatttatatcatatttacTCTACAATATAATCTTTATGCTAATGCACTATAATGCGCACAATAATGCACTAGATGCTAATAGGTAATGCTAAGTGTTTGTGATTTAGCTTCCACAGCATTACATGCTAATATGTATGattactgtaaatgttaataCTAAAGAAATAATATGCATGCTAatatctttattatatttattttgcttggAGCGATGTTGCTATGCTATGTTCTAAtcacaaaaaagctacttaagtataGTAATGAATTGcgtttacttcattactgtccaacactgatCTGTTCTCCGCTCTGTACCAatgtttatttagaaatattttacaaacatttatgtttttaatctagCTTAATTACAAGATtactaatttattatatttaaatgtgtgtgtgtgtgtgtgtgtgtgtgtgtgtgtgtgtgtgtgtgtgtgtgtgtgtgttgcagggaCACGTGTCGTCTGATTATCCGTAAGTCACAGTTTGCACCAGTGAACACAGGAACAGGACAGAAAGCAGAACTCTGTAAGAGCTTCATGCTGTCAGACAAACCACTGCTGCTGGAGGCGTCTCTGGAGAAAGACGTATGACTTCACACTCACAACCTCTAGTGTAGTGCTGTTGTGTAGTGTTGGTGAGGTGTGGTGTCATGATGTGGTGgggttgtgtggttgtgttaatgtgtgtgattaagatgtgttatgtttgtgttgtttacaGGTTTATTATCATGGAGAAACAATTCCTGTTAAAGTGAATGTCAAAAATGAAACGAACAAAGTGGTGAATAAAGTCAGAATCACTGGTGAGTTTTATTCtgaacacaatacacacacacacacacacacacacacatgcacacacacacaaacacacacagacacaaacacacacacacacacacacaacacaaacacacacacacacacacacacacacacaaacacacacaaacacacacacacaaatctcagtaaaataaaattgttgtgaaaacaggagcacagaatatatttttgtattataacGGTTATAACGGTTGTGTATTGTAgttgtatgttgtgttgtgattaTAACGGTTGTGTATTGCAGTTGATCAGACGACGGATGTGATTCTGTACTCTGCTGATAAATACACCAAATCTGTGCTGAAGGAGGATTTTGAGTGAGTAACTACAACTTACTCATCACTCCACAAATctaacacattacacacaacacaacactaatcCCGCCCCTAAatgatgatgtgtgatgtgtctCGCAGTGAGACAGTGGAGCCGAACTCGTCATTTGAGAAAGTTTTTCGCATCACACCGCTGCTGGCTCAGAACAGAGAGAAACGAGGACTCTCTGTGGATGGAAAACTCAAATATGAAGACACAAACCTGGCATCTACCACTctgtcagtctcacacacaaacacacacacacacacacacatgttgtgtagtattatgattatgatgattaaaagtgtgtgtgtgtgtgtgtgtgtgtgtgtgtgtgtgtgtgtgtgtgtgtgtgtgcagtgtgaggtCGGGGATGGACAGGGAGATATTGGGAATCATGGTGTTTTATAAAATCACAGTTCATCTGTTGGTGTCTGGAGGAGGGTGAGAGACTCGCTCCGTATAATCActcaatatttataatttaataacttcctcagaaatcttttttgtgtacatttaccatttgtatatgtgtgtgtgtgtgtgtgtgtgtgtgtgtgtgtgtgtgtgtgtgtgtttcaggcttTTAGGAGGTCTGACTGGCAGGTACAATTTATCATCTAATTTTAATCTTAAATTTCTGAAATAATCACAAAACTCTGAATCTGTCTGTTTTACGCATcacctctcctttctctctcgctctctctctctctctctctctctctccccctttctctctcttagtgATGTGTCAGTGGAGTTGCCTCTGACTCTGATGCACCCCAAACGCACAGGtacataatttcatttatttagacTTTATTCAGCTGtgtggagagaaacagagagaaacagagagagagagagagagagagagagagagagaatagagtaatattgaaaagagagagagagagagagagagagagagagagagagagagagaatagagtaagattgaaagagagagagagagagagagagagagagagagagagagagagaagaatagAGTAAgattgaaaaagagagagagagagagagagagagagagagagagagagagagagaaagggagacagAGTTCAGAGTTTGAGCAGTTGTCCAGCAGGTTGTAAGATTACAACCCTGAATCCTTGGTGTGTTTCTGCAGCGTGAGTGAGGAGCTCAGCGGTGAACACACACCTTCAGCATGGAGAACACATAGAGCTCCTGGAGTCCTGACCTACTGAAGTAATGTAGCACCTGAGTACTGACCACACTACAGTCCTGCAGAGTATAggttacacacattacacacacacacacacacacacacacacacacacacacacacacacactcactcacacacacacacacacacacacacacacacacacacacacacacacacacactcacacacacacacacacacacagagtataaaGAGTACACCTGCCTTCATATTTAGGTGTTTTCATTTGTGTAATTGCATTattgaataaatgtgtaattgagtgtaatttaatgtaattgtctagttgtgtaattgtgtaattgtataattgtaGTCAAATCATACTgtcttgttatttatttaaaaataaaaacgatgTCTAAAACAGTCCCAAATAAAATTGTCCTTTTGTGTCCTTTCACTGACCTGAACAATCTCACCTGTGTGTAAgtgaagaggaagagagtgagagtgtgaatgtgtgtgagagagtttgtatgtgtatgtgtgtgaaagtgagtgtgtaagtgtgagagaatgagtgagattgagtaagtgagtgtgtgagttagtgattgtgagtgtgagtgtttgtgtgattgagtgtgtgtgtgtgtgtgtgtgtgtgtgtgtgtgtcagtgtgtgattgagtgtgtgtgtgtgtgtgtgtgtgtgtgattgtgtgattgagtgtgtgtgattgtgtgattgtgtgtgtgtgtgtgtgatgtgtgtgtgtgtgtgtgattatgtgtgtgtgtgtgtgtgtgtgtgtgtgtgagattatgtgattgagtgtgtgtgtgtgtgtgtgtgtgtgtgtgtgtgtgtgattatgtgattgagtgtgtgtgtgtgtgtgtgtgtgtgtgtgtgtgtgtgtatatgtgtgtgtgtgtgtgtgtgtgtgtgtgtgtgtgtgtgatgtgtgtgtgtgtgtatgtgtgtgtgattgtgtgattgagtgtgtgtgtgtgtgtgtgtgtgtgtgtatgtgtgtgtgtgtgtatatatgtgtgtgtgtgtgtgtgtgtgtgtgtgtgtgtatgtgtgtgtgtgtgtgtgtgtgattgtgtgtgtgtgtgtgtgtgtgtgattgtgtgtgtgtgtgtgtgtgtgtgtgtgtgtgtgtgattgtgtgtgtgtgtgtggtgtgtgtgtgtgtgtgtgtgtgtgtgtgtgtgtgtgtgtgtgtgattgtgtgtgtgtgtgtgtgtgtgtgtgtgtgtgtgtgtgttgtgtgtgtgtgtgtgtgtgtgtgtgtgtgtgtgtgtgtgtgtgtgtgtgtgtgtgtgtgtgtgtgtgtgtgtgtgtgtgtgagtgattgccCCTCCCGTGTGTTTCAGCTGAAGTGTAgttgaggatgagtgagtgagaggatCAGGTCACTTTAAGCTTTGCTGCAGCACATGGGCCTCGTCTCATTTACAGCAGATTCACACATCACAATCTCGGGGAGGTCtgaagagaaaacacacaaagtCATGAATAAACTGTCAGCGAAGGTTTCTCCATGCTCCACACCTTCACCTGCTGCACtgcacaccacctccacctcagGTACGAGCCACCTGGCCCACCTTTACTCCACTCTGATAGCTGAgattacacactgcacacatttTTTACCTCTGCTTTATTACAGAgtgactgtggtgtgtgtgtgagaggtgtgtaactgtggtgtgtgtaagaggtgtgtgtcactgtggtgtgtgactgtagtgtttgtgaaaggtatgtgactgtggtgtgtgtgtgaggtatgtGAAAGGTGTgtcactgtggtgtgtgagaggtgtgtgactgtggtgtgtgtgtgaggtatgtGAAAGGTGtgtcactgtggtgtgtgtgagagttgtgtGACTGTGGTGTATGTGAGAGGTATGTGAAAGGTGTgtcactgtggtgtgtgagaggtgtgtgggAGAGGTGtgtcactgtggtgtgtgtgactgtggtgtgtgtgagaggtgagTGTGAAAGGTGTgtcactgtggtgtgtgagagttgtgtgactgtggtgtgtgtgagaggtgtgtgtaagagttgtgtaactgtgttgtgtgtgagaggtgtgtgtgtgagagttgtgtcactgtggtgtgtgtgaaaggtgtgtgtgactgtggtgtgtgtgagaggtgtgtgtgaaaggtgtCACTGTggtgtgaggtgtgatgatCAGTAAAAATGTACATTCAGTTCTGTTCCTATAAATTAAATACTTCAGAGGGAGGAGaataactctgtgtgtgtgtgtgtgtgtgtgtgtgtgtgtgtgtgtgtgtgtgtgtgtagagatggATGTGaagagtgaggagtgtgtgttgatGCAGGACGCTGGGGCAAGCGATCGTCCGTGTCGGAACCCCCTCAGGACGATGTTGCGGGTAGTGGTGGGCGTGGTGCTGGGCGTCGTCATGGCGACAACGTGGGTGTGGGCGGCTCACAGCGCTAAAGACATGCTCACACACTTTGACGCTCCTTTTTTCATCTTTTGGTTCTGCAGCATCTGGAACCTGTTGATGTTCCCTCTGTATTACACCGGACACTACCTGTCCTACACACACCGGGACACGCCCACTGCACACTTTAGGTCTGTCTCACTGTAACAGGGGGTGGAGTCATGAGTGTAATCACACTGTAATACTGTAGTAATGTTCATCTTATAGAccttgtgtttgtatgtatgtatgtgtgtgtctgtttgtgatgtgtgtgtgtgtctaaaataATCGCAGGGTAATTAAATGTACtcatttcattacatttgaattaaaatg encodes:
- the arr3a gene encoding arrestin 3a, retinal (X-arrestin); this encodes MVDKVYKKTSGNGQLTLYLGKRDYIDNVDSVESVEGVVKIDPKDLGDRKVWVQLCCAFRYGNEDLDVIGLIFRKDIWINHIQLYPEAGHKPQLTDMHNTLLKKAGEQAYAFTFEIPTNLPCSITLQPGPDDQGKKPCGVDFEVKAYIAKQAEDPNEKIDKKDTCRLIIRKSQFAPVNTGTGQKAELCKSFMLSDKPLLLEASLEKDVYYHGETIPVKVNVKNETNKVVNKVRITVDQTTDVILYSADKYTKSVLKEDFDETVEPNSSFEKVFRITPLLAQNREKRGLSVDGKLKYEDTNLASTTLVRSGMDREILGIMVFYKITVHLLVSGGGLLGGLTGSDVSVELPLTLMHPKRTA